One Fundulus heteroclitus isolate FHET01 chromosome 11, MU-UCD_Fhet_4.1, whole genome shotgun sequence DNA segment encodes these proteins:
- the LOC105922892 gene encoding solute carrier family 46 member 3-like, whose amino-acid sequence MKRLYLVEPVVALYAFSYFLIYPLVPQYVYRRLWEQLTHTPYPVSDNTSRCAPSNSSSNHTDFHKDVQKQASLFSLYSEVLSAIPSLIITLVLVTYSDRGGRKISIIMPLIGTLIYAAAFLIVSFFELNIYLLIGASFLSSLFGDIITFLGGCFAYIADLCHDDRQKTLRIAGVDLMIGLLSGVAAISAGYFLRDAGFNWPFLTSALCQCLILIYAVFILEETVKKTPVDGSNLDRPQRPVLTQLVFGLYQILARATPRCKRVLVLLLFIFTSYSFAYLGGTSLVTLYELNEPLCWTEILIGYGSALSTMVFLTSFAGVSVFTYCGVPKMLIVMLGILSAVLGFIMVAFAKTTALMFLVRIPMLLCIMPFPVLRSVMSKIVSKSEQGALFASLSFLESLFSKAGSGAFNSIYAATVGWYPGFAFLLAAGLLIIPLSSLGAVAFIGLDVTTEPRKAEDPTSEEDGRAENDNDTSPLFIVSSINASAAPC is encoded by the exons ATGAAGCGCCTTTACCTGGTGGAGCCAGTGGTGGCTCTGTATGCTTTTAGCTACTTTCTCATCTACCCGCTTGTGCCGCAGTACGTGTACAGGAGGCTTTGGGAGCAGCTGACCCACACCCCCTATCCTGTGTCCGacaacacctccagatgtgcaccgagcaacagcagcagcaaccaCACCGACTTCCATAAG GACGTGCAGAAGCAGGCGTCTCTTTTCTCCCTTTACTCAGAGGTCCTCTCCGCCATCCCGTCTCTGATCATCACCCTTGTGTTGGTCACCTATAGTGACCGGGGAGGACGCAAAATCAGCATCATCATGCCTCTGATCGGCACGCTGATCTATGCGGCCGCCTTCCTGATCGTGTCCTTCTTTGAGCTCAACATCTACCTCCTCATTGGCGCTTCGTTCCTCAGCTCTTTGTTCGGGGATATCATCACCTTCCTGGGGGGCTGTTTTGCCTACATAGCGGACTTGTGCCACGACGACCGGCAGAAGACGCTGCGCATTGCTGGAGTGGATCTGATGATTGGTCTGTTGTCTGGCGTTGCTGCAATATCTGCAGGTTACTTCCTAAGAGATGCAGGCTTTAACTGGCCTTTCCTCACTTCGGCTCTGTGCCAGTGTTTGATCCTAATCTATGCAGTGTTTATCCTAGAGGAGACAGTGAAAAAGACCCCTGTTGATGGCAGTAATTTAGACAGGCCTCAGCGCCCTGTATTGACACAGTTGGTCTTTGGGCTGTACCAGATCCTTGCAAGGGCGACCCCCAGGTGTAAAAGAGTCTTGGTCCTCCTGCTTTTCATCTTCACCAGCTACAGCTTCGCCTACCTTGGAGGCACATCATTGGTGACGCTGTACGAGCTAAATGAGCCTCTGTGCTGGACTGAGATTCTGATTGGCTATGGCTCAGCACTGTCCACCATGGTGTTCCTGACCAGTTTTGCGGGAGTATCAGTGTTCACATACTGTGGTGTTCCAAAAATGCTCATCGTCATGCTGGGGATCCTATCTGCTGTGTTGGGATTCATCATGGTGGCGTTTGCAAAGACAACAGCGCTGATGTTTCTAG TGAGAATCCCTATGCTTCTGTGCATCATGCCTTTCCCTGTTCTGCGCTCGGTGATGTCAAAGATCGTCTCCAAGTCTGAGCAGG GTGCCCTGTTTGCTTCTCTTTCCTTTCTGGAGAGTTTATTTAGTAAGGCTGGATCTGGAGCTTTCAACAGTATCTATGCTGCCACAGTAGGGTGGTACCCTGGTTTTGCCTTCCTCTTAGCCGCGGGACTCCTCATCATTCCTTTATCTTCCCTTGG GGCCGTGGCTTTTATTGGATTGGATGTCACCACCGAACCCAGAAAGGCAGAAGATCCAACCTCCGAGGAGGACGGCCGGGCCGAGAACGATAACGACACCAGTCCTCTCTTCATCGTTTCTTCTATCAACGCCTCAGCTGCACCTTGTTAG